One window of Thermacetogenium phaeum DSM 12270 genomic DNA carries:
- a CDS encoding DUF4367 domain-containing protein → MPHGFTLPQVKYYPEGKGFARVELYYTAGEKWLLIVQWKAENQGIGYSFDTDDTVVSDVAVRGNPGKLYYRQSNGGYSQLTWAEGDRNYRIGGAIGPSEIERVASSLRQLN, encoded by the coding sequence TTGCCGCACGGATTTACTTTACCCCAGGTTAAATATTATCCCGAAGGCAAAGGGTTCGCCAGGGTTGAGCTCTACTACACAGCAGGGGAGAAGTGGCTGCTCATTGTTCAATGGAAGGCGGAGAACCAGGGCATCGGCTACTCTTTCGACACCGATGATACGGTGGTCAGCGATGTTGCCGTACGAGGCAATCCCGGAAAATTGTATTACAGGCAGAGCAACGGCGGCTACAGCCAGCTTACGTGGGCCGAGGGGGATCGCAATTACAGGATAGGAGGTGCAATCGGTCCCTCGGAAATTGAGCGTGTCGCCTCTTCCCTCCGCCAGCTGAACTAA
- a CDS encoding heavy metal translocating P-type ATPase, with protein MENGAERAGPARVTLPVRGMTCAACVARVEKTLKNIPGVEGARVNLVAGKAAVDYLPERVSVPQMVKAIQEIGYEVPEEEVLLTVRGMTCAACVARVERTLRALPGVTSVVVNLPAESAKIRFYPGAVDKSRIKQEINALGYEASEKLTGQEALDREKEAREREIRYQRRNMWIAWPLAILVMVGMFRDMWIFPYFVPKFLGNVYVLWALTTPVAFIPGWQFFVHSWNGLKRGTTDMNLLYATGIGAAYLIATINTLWPNAGFGGRGATFFESAALLTAFIVLGRYLEALTRGRTSEAIRKLMSLRARTALVVRDGREIEIAADEVEVGDIVVVRPGESIPVDGEVIEGYSAVDESMITGESIPVEKRPGAQVIGATINKTGSFKFRATRVGSETTLAQIIKLVEDAQASKAPIQRLADFVAGHFIAGVHVLALLVFLFWFFIGYNAFFLPGSRFILSPFSLAQVGVFGFSLLLSVTTLVISCPCALGLATPSAVMAGTGKGAENGILFKGADAVEESSKLNAIVFDKTGTLTKGEPSVTDIIAAEGFDKQEVLRLAAMAEKPSEHPLGEAIVRGARDEGLEIEDVRDFEAVPGHGVRAVYRGREILLGNRRLMQQRNINIGDLAARMEELEEEGKTAMLLAVDGKAAGVIAVADTLKESTKVAVERLQKMGIQVAMITGDNRRTAEAIARQVGIKTVLAEVLPQDKAEEVKKLQERGLKVAMVGDGINDAPALAQADVGIAIGSGTDVAKETGDIILIRDDLRDVVGAIEIGRATMGKIRQNLVWAFLYNALGIPIAAGVLYPFTGLIVSPELAAFFMAMSSVSVTLNTLLLKRFRPSLRERPV; from the coding sequence ATGGAAAACGGGGCGGAAAGAGCAGGGCCCGCCCGGGTGACTTTGCCCGTACGGGGTATGACCTGTGCGGCGTGTGTCGCCAGGGTGGAAAAGACCCTGAAAAACATCCCGGGAGTGGAGGGAGCCCGGGTGAACCTGGTAGCCGGGAAGGCTGCTGTGGATTACCTTCCGGAGCGGGTGAGCGTGCCTCAAATGGTCAAGGCCATCCAGGAGATCGGCTACGAAGTACCGGAGGAAGAGGTGCTCTTGACCGTTCGGGGTATGACCTGCGCTGCCTGTGTGGCCCGGGTGGAAAGAACTCTTAGAGCTCTGCCGGGAGTAACGTCGGTGGTGGTCAACCTCCCGGCTGAGTCGGCAAAGATCCGGTTCTACCCGGGTGCCGTTGACAAATCCCGCATCAAGCAGGAGATCAATGCCCTTGGTTACGAGGCTTCGGAAAAGCTGACGGGTCAGGAGGCACTCGACCGGGAGAAAGAGGCCCGGGAACGGGAGATCAGGTACCAGCGGCGCAATATGTGGATCGCCTGGCCGTTGGCGATTCTGGTTATGGTGGGCATGTTCCGGGATATGTGGATTTTCCCGTACTTTGTACCAAAATTCCTGGGCAACGTCTATGTGCTTTGGGCCCTGACCACACCGGTAGCCTTCATCCCCGGCTGGCAGTTTTTCGTGCACAGCTGGAACGGTCTGAAGCGGGGTACCACCGACATGAACCTCCTTTATGCCACAGGTATCGGCGCCGCTTACCTGATAGCTACAATCAATACCCTGTGGCCCAATGCGGGTTTCGGCGGCCGTGGCGCGACCTTCTTTGAGTCGGCCGCCCTGCTGACAGCCTTTATCGTGCTCGGGCGCTACCTGGAGGCCCTTACCCGCGGCCGGACTTCCGAGGCCATCAGGAAGCTGATGAGCCTGCGGGCCAGAACCGCATTGGTTGTCCGGGACGGCCGGGAGATCGAGATTGCAGCCGATGAGGTAGAGGTGGGGGACATTGTAGTGGTTCGTCCCGGCGAAAGCATCCCGGTGGACGGGGAAGTGATCGAGGGTTATTCGGCCGTGGATGAATCGATGATTACCGGCGAAAGCATCCCTGTGGAAAAACGCCCTGGCGCCCAGGTGATTGGAGCGACCATCAACAAGACCGGCTCTTTCAAGTTCAGGGCTACCCGGGTGGGGAGCGAGACGACACTCGCCCAGATCATCAAGCTGGTGGAGGATGCCCAGGCGTCCAAGGCACCCATTCAAAGGCTCGCCGATTTTGTGGCAGGTCATTTCATTGCCGGGGTCCATGTCCTGGCCCTCCTTGTCTTCCTGTTCTGGTTCTTTATAGGCTATAACGCTTTCTTCCTGCCCGGCAGCCGCTTCATCCTCTCGCCCTTTAGCCTGGCCCAGGTGGGCGTCTTCGGGTTCTCCCTGCTGTTGTCGGTAACCACCCTTGTGATTTCCTGCCCATGTGCTCTCGGGTTGGCCACTCCCAGTGCGGTCATGGCCGGGACGGGCAAGGGCGCCGAAAACGGGATCCTCTTTAAAGGCGCCGATGCGGTTGAGGAGAGCAGCAAGCTGAATGCTATAGTCTTTGATAAAACGGGGACCTTGACCAAAGGGGAGCCTTCCGTCACCGATATTATTGCAGCGGAGGGGTTCGATAAACAAGAGGTTCTGAGGTTGGCCGCCATGGCCGAAAAACCGTCCGAGCATCCCCTTGGGGAGGCCATTGTCCGCGGAGCCCGTGACGAAGGCCTTGAGATCGAGGATGTTCGGGACTTTGAAGCCGTTCCGGGCCACGGCGTGCGGGCCGTGTACCGGGGGCGGGAGATCCTTTTGGGCAACCGCCGTTTGATGCAGCAGAGAAACATCAACATAGGTGACCTGGCAGCCCGGATGGAGGAACTGGAAGAGGAAGGCAAGACCGCTATGTTGCTGGCCGTTGACGGTAAGGCCGCCGGTGTGATCGCCGTGGCCGACACTCTCAAGGAAAGCACAAAGGTGGCGGTAGAGCGCCTGCAGAAAATGGGCATTCAGGTGGCCATGATTACCGGAGATAACCGCCGCACGGCCGAGGCCATTGCCCGGCAGGTTGGGATCAAGACCGTGCTGGCCGAGGTGCTGCCCCAGGACAAGGCCGAAGAAGTTAAAAAGCTTCAGGAAAGAGGGCTCAAGGTGGCCATGGTGGGTGACGGGATCAACGATGCTCCGGCCCTGGCCCAGGCGGACGTGGGGATTGCCATCGGCTCCGGAACCGATGTGGCAAAGGAGACGGGGGACATTATCCTGATCAGGGATGACCTTCGCGATGTGGTGGGAGCTATCGAAATCGGCAGAGCGACCATGGGGAAGATCAGGCAGAACCTGGTATGGGCTTTCCTGTACAACGCCCTGGGGATTCCCATTGCCGCCGGAGTCCTGTATCCCTTCACCGGGCTCATCGTCAGCCCCGAACTGGCAGCCTTTTTTATGGCCATGAGTTCGGTATCGGTAACGTTAAATACGCTCCTTTTAAAGCGGTTCCGGCCTTCCCTCCGGGAGAGGCCTGTGTAG
- a CDS encoding DUF3786 domain-containing protein, with protein sequence MRSGYEKIYESLLPELGKCDLSEAAGRLGLSARPDGGISVDFLGREYEISSRGVTPTDGKPVDVINRIVLAYYALSKGEGEPAFSYVPVSDLTGAKIAFNVNLKWMTAPLGEIFSGDYEGFCEIMRSLGGVFNGRQNSGGYAWFLNVLPKIPLQIVYYHGDDEFPCEIQILFDKNASRFMEFECLAFLEGCVVKALSTNAEAEDTSG encoded by the coding sequence GTGCGTAGCGGTTATGAAAAGATTTACGAAAGTCTGCTGCCCGAATTGGGTAAATGCGATCTTTCTGAGGCAGCCGGACGGCTCGGCCTTTCGGCTCGGCCGGACGGCGGCATATCTGTCGATTTTCTCGGCAGGGAATATGAGATTAGCTCACGCGGCGTTACCCCGACTGATGGCAAGCCGGTCGATGTCATCAACCGCATTGTGCTGGCGTACTATGCCCTGTCCAAAGGGGAGGGCGAACCTGCGTTTTCATATGTGCCTGTTTCCGATCTTACCGGCGCAAAAATAGCCTTCAACGTAAATCTAAAATGGATGACCGCTCCGCTCGGTGAAATATTCAGTGGAGATTATGAGGGTTTCTGCGAAATTATGCGCAGCCTGGGTGGGGTTTTTAACGGCAGGCAGAATTCGGGCGGCTATGCATGGTTTCTGAATGTATTGCCAAAAATCCCCCTGCAAATTGTTTATTATCACGGAGATGATGAATTTCCCTGCGAAATACAGATTCTTTTCGATAAAAACGCCTCGCGTTTTATGGAGTTTGAATGTCTGGCTTTTTTGGAGGGATGCGTTGTAAAAGCGCTCTCTACGAACGCCGAAGCAGAAGACACCTCCGGATAG
- a CDS encoding DUF4277 domain-containing protein: MKFIGSLYLLKPFINSLVIREIVDRIVPMERDDGGLSHGQMIEQLVLNRLDDPLPLLYLEDWAEIRGIRELYGIPPNKLNDERRPGGQNSGCGSSLR, from the coding sequence ATGAAGTTCATCGGATCGCTCTACCTTTTGAAACCGTTCATTAATTCTCTCGTCATCCGAGAGATCGTGGACCGAATCGTGCCGATGGAGCGTGATGACGGGGGACTCTCCCACGGCCAGATGATCGAGCAACTGGTGTTAAATCGCCTTGACGACCCCTTGCCTCTCCTTTACCTCGAAGATTGGGCGGAGATAAGGGGCATCCGTGAACTCTACGGGATACCGCCTAATAAGCTGAACGACGAACGACGACCGGGTGGGCAGAACTCTGGATGCGGTAGCTCCCTGCGTTGA
- a CDS encoding CapA family protein, giving the protein METDQGVVKIGILGLTIKEVGEAQGQRELKDLPQYKGALELTDIVQEVNSKKWPEVMRYNGADIVIAVVHAGEESAKSKNPCNRIKALAKSTDGIDAIVAAHTHVNIPEHKYKNRSGQTVIVTQPGRYGEYVSKISFSLVKKKDRWEVVDKNSLTHKI; this is encoded by the coding sequence GTGGAAACGGATCAGGGTGTTGTAAAGATCGGTATCCTCGGCCTCACCATTAAGGAAGTAGGCGAAGCCCAAGGTCAGCGGGAACTAAAGGATTTACCGCAGTATAAAGGGGCTCTGGAATTAACGGATATCGTTCAGGAGGTCAACAGCAAAAAGTGGCCCGAGGTGATGAGATACAACGGGGCCGATATTGTCATTGCCGTTGTTCATGCCGGTGAAGAATCGGCAAAATCAAAGAACCCCTGCAACAGGATTAAAGCACTGGCCAAAAGCACCGATGGCATTGATGCCATTGTTGCAGCACACACCCACGTTAACATACCTGAACATAAGTATAAAAATAGATCGGGACAGACTGTAATTGTGACCCAGCCTGGAAGATATGGAGAGTATGTATCCAAAATAAGTTTTTCTCTGGTGAAAAAGAAAGACCGCTGGGAGGTAGTAGACAAAAACAGCCTTACTCATAAGATTTAA
- a CDS encoding cyclic lactone autoinducer peptide: protein MLGAATEVNATCWFHWYQPKVPEGSR, encoded by the coding sequence CTGCTCGGAGCAGCAACAGAAGTTAACGCCACATGCTGGTTCCACTGGTATCAGCCGAAAGTGCCGGAAGGCAGTCGGTAG